Proteins from one Periplaneta americana isolate PAMFEO1 chromosome 6, P.americana_PAMFEO1_priV1, whole genome shotgun sequence genomic window:
- the PGAP3 gene encoding post-GPI attachment to proteins factor 3 encodes MQTSNMILEIFVIIGVVITNTHASIGDRSPYYRACLEKCSTANCTKDGVHFHSSFGAQVQPLYLQLTKWTCQDECRYDCMWKTVEAFTNRNWAIPQFHGKWPFIRVFGIQEPASFLFSIFNFITHFVMLKQFRREVRKTSPMYWFWQVYALVCLNCWVWSTVFHIRDTPFTEMMDYFSAFSTVLFSFYAMVIRLLNGKSLFLTVLLSFLCIGFFVHHVTYLALVNFDYGYNMQANIVVGIANAMGWFIWCLYYRKSQPYVWRCALFVALVGVCMLFEVMDFPPLLWLVDAHSLWHLATAGLPFIFYRFLIDDCKFLRKESAEKTKLGLHND; translated from the exons ATGCAGACATCAAATATGATAttagaaatatttgtaataataggtGTAGTCATAACAAACACGCATGCATCTATAGGAGATCGGTCTCCGTATTATAGAGCGTGTCTTGAAAAGTGTTCGACAGCAAATTGTACGAAAG ATGGAGTACATTTTCATTCGTCATTTGGTGCTCAAGTTCAACCTTTGTACCTTCAGTTAACAAAATGGACTTGCCAAGATGAATGTCGTTATGACTGTATGTGGAAAACAGTAGAAGCTTTTACTAACAGAAACTGGGCTATCCCACAGTTCCATGGAAAG TGGCCGTTCATAAGAGTCTTTGGAATCCAGGAGCCTGCTTCCTTCCTCTTTTCCATATTCAACTTTATCACCCATTTTGTTATGTTGAAGCAGTTTAGAAGAGAAGTTCGAAAGACTAGTCCCATGTACTGGTTTTGGCAAGTCTATGCATTA GTGTGTCTGAACTGCTGGGTGTGGTCAACAGTGTTTCACATAAGGGATACACCATTTACGGAGATGATGGATTATTTCTCTGCATTTTCAACTGTATTATTTTCGTTCTATGCAATGGTTATTAG GTTACTGAACGGAAAGAGTCTGTTCCTCACAGTGCTGTTAAGTTTCCTCTGTATCGGCTTCTTTGTCCATCACGTCACATATCTGGCACTTGTTAACTTCGACTATGGATACAACATGCAAGCTAATATAGTTGTGG GTATTGCAAATGCAATGGGCTGGTTCATATGGTGTTTGTATTATCGAAAAAGTCAGCCCTACGTTTGGCGTTGTGCTCTGTTCGTGGCCCTGGTGGGGGTGTGTATGCTGTTCGAAGTTATGGACTTTCCACCCCTCCTATGGCTCGTCGACGCTCACTCACTCTGGCACCTCGCCACAGCAggattaccatttatattttatcg ATTCCTGATTGATGACTGCAAATTCTTAAGGAAAGAATCAGCTGAGAAGACAAAGTTAGGACTGCATAATGATTAA